The Nymphaea colorata isolate Beijing-Zhang1983 unplaced genomic scaffold, ASM883128v2 scaffold0105, whole genome shotgun sequence genome includes a window with the following:
- the LOC116268090 gene encoding LOW QUALITY PROTEIN: V-type proton ATPase catalytic subunit A-like (The sequence of the model RefSeq protein was modified relative to this genomic sequence to represent the inferred CDS: deleted 6 bases in 3 codons; substituted 4 bases at 4 genomic stop codons) gives MEQKTYIEXLREKESSYGKIFKVSGPRKSRPMVVVAERMGGSKMYELVKVGYDKLVGEIIKLDGDSAYIQCYEDTCNCLTIAGLTVGDPVERTKQPLSVELGPGILDQIFDGIQRPLKVIAEYSQSVFVPKGVDVPSLNPTKLWXFRPTSIKXGDILSQGDIFGTVYENSLFSEHSILVPPKCKGRVTYVAPAGSYNIHEEVLELELDGKRTKYSMSHKWPVRQPRPIVEKLAGDVPLITGQRVLDAMFPSILGGTCAIPGAFGCGKTCISQALSKHSNSEVIIYVGCGERGNEMAEVLEEFPALTTIKNGKEVSIMQRTSLVANTSNMPVAAREASIYTGITLAEYFRDMGRNVSMMADSTSRWAEALREISGRLAEMPGDSGYPAYLATKLAQFYERAGKVTCLGSPERKGSITIVGAVSPPGGDFADPVTTSTLSIVQVFWGLDKKLAQKKHFPSVNWTISTSNYERQLDKYFNENYDKEFSSLRQRIKEILHEEVELNEIVQLVGKDSLSEDQKLTLEIANIIKGEFLQQNAFSEHDFTCPLXKVIDYIKTTGMMKAIVRYYELAQRAIVETAKRPDRINFAFLKSQTGVQLNKLKQMKFQDPKVDRKQLSEIFNNLVDEITTVFKNLMNK, from the exons ATGGAGCAAAAGACCTACATTGAGTAGCTTCGCGAGAAGGAGAGTTCCTACGGAAAGATCTTCAAAGTCTCAGGACCGCGTAAGTCTCGCCCTATG GTCGTCGTCGCCGAAAGAATGGGAGGATCCAAGATGTACGAGCTGGTGAAGGTGGGCTACGACAAACTGGTCGGAGAGATCATCAAACTGGACGGAGACTCAGCCTACATCCAGTGCTACGAAGACACATGTAACTGCTTGACGATT GCCGGCCTGACCGTGGGCGATCCTGTTGAGAGAACTAAACAACCGCTATCGGTGGAACTCGGTCCAGGCATCCTTGATCAGATATTCGACGGTATCCAGCGTCCCCTCAAGGTCATTGCTGAGTACTCTCAATCCGTGTTCGTGCCTAAGGGTGTAGACGTGCCTTCACTAAACCCGACCAAGCTGTGGTAATTCCGACCAACTTCCATCAAGTAGGGGGACATCCTCTCACAGGGCGACATCTTCGGTACCGTCTACGAGAACAGTCTCTTCTCCGAACACAGCATCCTGGTGCCTCCCAAGTGCAAGGGCAGAGTCACCTACGTCGCCCCCGCCGGCTCCTACAACATCCACGAGGAAGtcctcgaactcgaactcgacggCAAGAGGACCAAGTACTCCATGAGCCACAAGTGGCCAGTCAGACAGCCCAGGCCCATCGTCGAAAAACTCGCAGGAGACGTCCCCCTCATCACCGGACAGAGAGTCCTCGACGCCATGTTCCCCTCCATCCTCGGCGGAACCTGCGCCATCCCCGGCGCCTTCGGCTGCGGAAAGACCTGCATTTCCCAAGCCCTCTCCAAGCACTCCAACAGCGAGGTCATCATCTACGTCGGCTGCGGTGAGCGCGGAAACGAAATGGCTGAAGTGCTCGAGGAATTCCCCGCCCTCACTACCATCAAGAACGGCAAGGAAGTCTCTATCATGCAAAGGACGTCCCTGGTCGCCAATACCTCCAACATGCCCGTCGCCGCCAGAGAGGCCAGCATCTACACCGGCATCACTCTCGCCGAGTACTTCCGCGACATGGGCAGGAACGTCTCCATGATGGCTGATTCCACTTCCCGATGGGCAGAGGCCCTCAGAGAAATCTCTGGCCGTCTGGCAGAGATGCCCGGTGACTCCGGCTACCCCGCCTATCTTGCCACCAAACTCGCACAGTTCTACGAGAGAGCAGGTAAGGTGACCTGCCTCGGATCTCCTGAACGTAAGGGATCCATCACCATCGTGGGCGCTGTGAGTCCTCCCGGCGGTGACTTCGCCGATCCCGTCACCACCTCCACCCTCTCCATCGTGCAGGTCTTCTGGGGACTCGACAAAAAACTGGCCCAGAAGAAGCACTTCCCCTCCGTCAACTGGACCATCTCCACCTCCAACTACGAGAGACAGCTCGACAAGTACTTCAACGAGAACTACGACAAGGAGTTCTCCAGCCTCAGACAGAGGATCAAGGAAATCCTGCACGAGGAAGTGGAACTCAACGAAATCGTGCAACTGGTCGGCAAGGACTCCCTCTCCGAGGACCAGAAGCTCACCCTCGAGATCGCCAACATCATCAAGGGAGAGTTCCTGCAGCAGAACGCTTTCTCTGAGCACGACTTCACCTGCCCCCTCTAGAAGGTAATCGATTAT ATTAAGACGACCGGCATGATGAAGGCGATCGTGCGCTACTACGAGTTGGCCCAGCGCGCCATCGT